A region from the Drosophila ananassae strain 14024-0371.13 chromosome 2L, ASM1763931v2, whole genome shotgun sequence genome encodes:
- the LOC6500098 gene encoding nucleolar complex protein 3 homolog yields MGTKKVKISSVKRAAHLKSKKTPLTKQQQQKQKQKRDQLTSKREQGQNIFSQKARKRDNLAQRKKHNKLASLGVDPLELEGNEDDDDLDLDNVADMLDGDDLALLQANKRKRKAKAAEEDNEEQLQSVGLEMEYASATKKEEAAKKIKVDLLPIKSRDGQIITRTTEVDYVPKPKVKKQADVEDEDEEDEDEDGESVYEDSDDDIVNDVDAPQELPGQKMLSTTDLMLVREQEIERQKYRIGIICSGLLEKPEDKMRHFHALYELMDEINPATRLPNLMPVRKLAMISATEIFKDILPEYRVGQVDTKMQTLRKATLERVTFENALLQQFKKFLQKLEQLTGHVNKRGGQRTPQTIKMATVAVQCMCDLLVAHPYFNYVQNIAQLLVYMLNCNYSEMRTAINQCFRTVFSNDKRFEITLFIVRRINHLIKTKQNNVHVECITCLMGLKIKNVNLDAEKENELKQKKLESHRQRLLSLSKKERKRRKKLTEVNRELEETRAEENKQAKHLKLTEIIKMVFTIYFRILKNDPTSRILSAILEGLAEFAHVINLDFFADLIDVLNRILEDQEELGYRERLHCIQTIFVILSGQGEVLNIDPIRFYQHFYRNMLAVTAGKNHDDFAIILRTLDEVLVKRRRNMSQQRLMAFIKRLLTGSLHLLHNGTLATLGTIKQTFQLTSVLDALLDTDTTIGSGRYDPELEDPEYCNASSTALYELSLLARHYHPTVRRMAVHIANGVPASGEGALPTDIGKLTSHDLFTQYDSSQMAFNPTIPLPKAGQPKLKKGRQMYIRPGFKQEYRKLLREAKSSSSEDRRKLNLDFHSALQ; encoded by the exons ATGGGAACT AAAAAGGTGAAGATTAGCTCCGTCAAGCGGGCGGCTCACCTGAAGTCGAAGAAAACACCGCTGAcgaagcagcaacaacagaaacagaagcaGAAACGCGACCAGTTGACTTCCAAGCGAGAACAGGGCCAAAATATATTCTCTCAGAAGGCCAGGAAACGAGATAACTTGGCCCAGAGAAAGAAGCACAACAAACTGGCTTCTTTGGGTGTGGATCCACTGGAACTGGAAGGCAACGAGGATGACGACGATTTGGATCTGGACAATGTGGCTGACATGCTCGACGGTGACGACCTGGCGCTGCTCCAGGCCAACAAACGCAAGCGGAAGGCTAAAGCGGCCGAAGAGGATAACGAAGAGCAACTGCAGTCGGTGGGCTTAGAAATGGAGTATGCGTCAGCTACCAAAAAAGAGGAGGCTGCCAAAAAAATCAAGGTGGACTTGCTGCCTATAAAGTCCAGGGATGGCCAGATTATTACCCGTACTACAGAAGTGGACTATGTGCCGAAACCCAAAGTTAAAAAACAAGCGGACGTGGAGGACGAAGATgaggaggatgaggatgaaGATGGCGAATCTGTTTACGAGGACAGTGACGACGATATTGTGAATGATGTAGACGCTCCACAGGAACTTCCTGGCCAAAAAATGCTCTCCACAACGGATCTTATGCTTGTCCGTGAGCAGGAAATCGAAAGACAAAAGTACCGCATAGGAATCATCTGTTCCGGCCTGCTGGAGAAGCCTGAGGATAAGATGCGTCACTTTCATGCCCTCTATGAGCTGATGGATGAAATAAACCCAGCCACCAGGCTACCCAACCTAATGCCTGTCCGGAAGCTGGCCATGATTTCTGCCACTGAGATATTCAAAGACATTCTGCCGGAGTACCGAGTGGGTCAGGTTGACACTAAAATGCAAACGCTTCGGAAGGCTACGCTGGAACGTGTTACCTTTGAGAATGCCCTGCTGCAGCAATTCAAGAAGTTCCTCCAGAAGCTGGAACAGCTTACAGGACATGTAAACAAACGAGGAGGCCAGCGGACTCCCCAGACCATAAAAATGGCCACCGTAGCTGTGCAGTGCATGTGCGACCTTCTGGTAGCCCATCCGTATTTCAATTACGTCCAAAACATAGCCCAACTTTTGGTCTACATGCTCAATTGCAACTATTCGGAGATGCGAACGGCCATCAACCAGTGCTTCCGCACTGTTTTCTCCAACGATAAGCGATTTGAAATAACCCTATTCATCGTGCGGCGCATCAATCACCTGattaaaaccaaacaaaacaacGTACATGTGGAGTGCATCACCTGCCTTATGGGCCTGAAGATCAAGAACGTGAACCTAGACGCCGAAAAGGAGAACGAGCTGAAGCAAAAGAAACTGGAGTCCCATCGCCAGAGGCTTCTGAGTTTGTCTAAAAAAGAGCGGAAGCGGCGAAAGAAGCTCACCGAAGTAAACCGTGAGTTGGAGGAGACTCGGGCCGAGGAAAACAAGCAAGCTAAGCATCTGAAGCTTACTGAGATCATTAAGATGGTGTTCACTATTTACTTCCGCATCCTTAAAAACGATCCCACATCGCGAATCCTGAGCGCAATTCTAGAAGGTTTAGCAGA ATTCGCCCATGTTATTAATCTGGATTTCTTCGCCGATCTTATCGATGTTCTCAACCGGATATTGGAGGATCAAGAGGAGCTAGGCTACCGCGAGCGGCTGCACTGCATCCAGACTATTTTTGTGATTCTTTCCGGTCAGGGCGAAGTTTTGAACATCGATCCCATCAGATTTTACCAGCACTTCTATCGCAATATGCTGGCTGTGACTGCAGGGAAAAATCACGACGACTTTGCTATAATTTTACGCACCTTGGATGAGGTTCTGGTCAAGCGGCGAAGGAACATGAGCCAGCAGCGTTTGATGGCTTTTATAAAACGGTTATTAACTGGGAGTTTACATCTTCTCCACAATGGTACTTTGGCTACTCTCGGCACAATCAAACAGACCTTCCAACTTACCTCCGTTTTGGACGCTTTGCTGGACACCGACACGACCATAGGATCCGGCCGGTACGATCCTGAGCTGGAGGACCCCGAGTACTGTAATGCCTCCAGCACAGCCTTGTATGAGCTGAGCCTGCTGGCCCGCCACTACCATCCGACAGTTCGACGCATGGCGGTGCACATTGCTAACGGAGTGCCCGCATCCGGCGAAGGCGCCCTGCCCACAGATATCGGAAAGCT AACCTCGCACGATTTATTCACCCAGTACGACAGCTCACAGATGGCTTTTAATCCAACAATTCCACTCCCGAAAGCTGGCCAACCAAAGCTCAAAAAAGGCAGACAAATGTATATTCGACCTGGATTCAAGCAGGAATACAGAAAGTTGTTGCGAGAGGCGAAATCTTCAAGTTCAGAGGACAGACGTAAATTAAATCTTGACTTTCATAGTGCACTTCAATAG
- the LOC6500448 gene encoding G patch domain-containing protein 11, producing the protein MSDEEEDYMSDKFLAGLQDVRPSLVQNRGKKRQIEVQSKQEEQKKRQREAASSGNLNNERLQQSLSQPLTSDNKGFQLLAKMGYKAGTGLGKQPDARIEPVGISIKSGRGGLGREAAVAELMAKRQELRRAHLLQKAGIQPGDEISTEAYRRRATQKAEERKLMYDIKRCQQTCESLDLKEGIAEPDMEFFWPPKPKEEVEETEAREEQPEEEEEQAEDDAYTPSEQLEMLTSYLRTAYTFCYWCGTHYTSIDDLDSNCPGLTRDDH; encoded by the exons atgtCCGACGAAGAGGAAGATTATATGTCTGATAAGTTCCTGGCTGG ACTGCAAGATGTGCGACCCAGCTTGGTGCAGAACCGCGGCAAGAAGCGCCAAATTGAAGTTCAGAGCAAACAGGAGGAACAGAAGAAGCGACAAAGAGAAGCTGCTTCATCAGGAAACCTTAACAATGAGCGCTTGCAGCAGTCTCTTAGCCAGCCGCTGACATCGGATAACAAAGGCTTTCAACTGCTAGCCAAGATGGGCTATAAAGCGGGCACTGGACTGGGAAAGCAGCCAGATGCCCGCATTGAACCTGTAGGCATTTCCATAAAAAGCGGACGAGGCGGCCTGGGACGGGAAGCAGCGGTGGCCGAGCTGATGGCCAAACGCCAAGAGCTACGTAGAGCTCATCTCCTGCAAAAGGCTGGAATACAACCTGGCGATGAAATAAGTACGGAAGCTTATAGACGACGAGCCACCCAAAAGGCTGAGGAACGGAAACTCATGTACGATATTAAAAGATGCCAGCAAACCTGCGAGTCTTTGGATTTAAAAGAGGGCATTGCAGAGCCGGATATGGAATTCTTTTGGCCCCCCAAACCAAAGGAAGAAGTTGAGGAAACCGAGGCTAGGGAAGAGCagccggaggaggaggaagagcaAGCCGAAGATGATGCCTACACCCCTTCAGAGCAGCTGGAAATGCTTACCAGCTACCttcgtacagcatataccttTTGCTACTGGTGCGGAACCCATTACACGAGTATAGATGACCTGGACTCAAATTGTCCGGGACTAACTCGTGATGACCACTAA
- the LOC6500097 gene encoding serine/threonine-protein kinase 16 — MQSLGWTLIMKRGCFCRKETLNINGSRYTIRDRLAQGGFSLIDLAENAITRRSYAIKRITCHSIDDQNIALREIENCRKIDSENVIRVVDYELKGQADIVINTTSTLFIVLPYYKHGALADHLQLRARKQDHMPEAQILQIFLGVCEGLKAIHEAKPVPLAHRDLKTANICLSDSFEPIIVDLGSMTEARLQIVGQSDAQRLQDEAEERSSIVYRAPELFTVKTYCTIDERTDIWSLGCVLYAMCYFHSPFDPIYERGDSVALAVLSGNVNIPEDSIYTEDMHELINYMLRTDPMERPFIFSVIERTHDLIQKLEGRL; from the exons ATGCAGAGCCTCGGTTGGACGCTTATAATGAAACGCGGCTGCTTCTGCCGCAAGGAGACACTCAATATCAACGGATCCCGCTACACAATTCGTGACAGGCTGGCACAAGG GGGCTTCAGTCTCATCGACCTTGCGGAAAATGCCATCACTCGACGGAGCTACGCGATTAAGCGCATCACCTGCCACAGCATCGACGACCAGAACATAGCGCTGCGCGAAATCGAAAACTGCCGCAAGATCGATTCGGAAAACGTCATCCGAGTGGTGGACTACGAGCTAAAAGGTCAGGCAGACATTGTCATAAACACCACCAGTACGCTGTTCATTGTACTGCCGTACTACAAGCATGGCGCTTTGGCGGATCATTTGCAATTGCGAGCACGAAAACAGGACCACATGCCCGAGGCCCAGATCCTTCAGATCTTTCTGGGCGTCTGCGAAGGTCTTAAGGCCATACACGAAGCCAAACCTGTGCCGCTGGCTCATCGTGACTTGAAGACAGCCAATATATGTCTCTCAGACTCATTCGAACCCATTATCGTGGATCTGGGCTCAATGACAGAGGCGCGCCTTCAAATAGTGGGTCAGTCGGATGCCCAGCGACTCCAAGATGAGGCCGAGGAACGAAGTTCAATTGTCTATCGCGCTCCTGAGTTGTTTACGGTAAAAACGTACTGCACCATAGATGAACGGACAGATATTTGG AGTCTTGGTTGTGTGTTGTATGCAATGTGCTACTTCCATTCTCCTTTCGATCCCATCTATGAACGAGGAGACAGTGTGGCTTTGGCTGTTCTTAGCGGcaatgtgaacattccagagGATTCAATTTACACGGAG GATATGCATGAACTGATAAACTACATGCTGCGCACCGATCCCATGGAACGACCTTTCATTTTTAGCGTCATTGAACGAACCCACGACTTGATACAGAAGCTGGAGGGTCGATTGTAG
- the LOC6500449 gene encoding tRNA-uridine aminocarboxypropyltransferase 2, with the protein MTNIEDEAWQDLVGIGADPPIRRDKCEQCKRPVVVCWCPALPSPPEAVASQIVILQHPAEEKRSLRTALMLQLGLEPGKCVVYKGKRFPNLKHPAELQRILESPQTLLLYPSRDSVPLEEVDRSAGPYTLLLIDGTWPQAKAIYASSPALHRLRQVKLIAVGISDYIIRTQPTEGCLSTLETAAQCLAVLESRPELRQTLVRPLHTLCKYQLDNGAVEHQSKEFLLKNNQYPKPIGKRLSRLLNYSNTVCGGGLEKDSNT; encoded by the exons ATGACAAACATCGAGGATGAAGCCTGGCAGGACCTCGTGGGCATTGGGGCCGATCCGCCTATCAGACGCGATAAGTGCGAGCAGTGCAA ACGTCCAGTGGTTGTTTGCTGGTGTCCCGCCCTGCCTAGTCCTCCTGAGGCGGTAGCCTCACAAATTGTGATTCTTCAGCATCCTGCCGAGGAGAAGCGTTCTCTGCGCACGGCTCTGATGCTTCAGCTGGGCCTGGAGCCTGGAAAATGTGTAGTGTATAAGGGAAAGCGATTCCCGAACCTCAAACACCCTGCCGAGCTGCAAAGGATTTTGGAGTCTCCGCAAACGCTATTGCTTTATCCTAGCCGAGATTCGGTCCCCTTGGAGGAGGTAGATCGCAGTGCTGGTCCCTACACGCTGCTACTTATAGACGGCACTTGGCCGCAGGCCAAAGCCATTTACGCCAGCAGTCCTGCTTTACATCGCCTCCGTCAAGTTAAACTTATTGCTGTGGGCATAAGTGACTATATCATCCGCACACAACCCACAGAAGGTTGTCTCAGCACCCTGGAGACAGCGGCACAGTGTTTGGCAGTGCTTGAATCCCGACCAGAATTGCGGCAAACCCTTGTCCGGCCTCTGCACACTCTTTGCAAGTACCAACTGGATAATGGAGCGGTGGAGCACCAGTCCAAGGAGTTTctattgaaaaacaaccaGTACCCCAAACCCATTGGCAAGCGGTTGAGTCGCCTGCTCAACTACAGCAACACTGTCTGCGGCGGCGGTCTTGAAAAGGATTCGAATACGTGA
- the LOC6500096 gene encoding general odorant-binding protein 84a isoform X2 has product MFRNICVVTLLYLVFVAGQDIVPDDPEVQKEMHQMFYKARVACADENLVPYVKICSLFALLNLSLALQDQAKDNGDVFIISYDSFDGDVDDISTTTPAPKEADYVDFDEVVHNCNASFITPMSNVLTFNSTGALPDETDKTSMCYFHCFFEKSGLMKDYKLNADLVRKYVWPATGDSLEVCENEAKEETNACERGYAIVKCVFIRSLTDARNKPTV; this is encoded by the exons ATGTTTCGAAACATATGTGTGGTCACTTTGCTATATCTGGTTTTTGTTGCTGGCCAGGATATCGTCCCCGACGATCCTGAAGTGCAGAAGGAAATGCACCAAATGTTCTATAAGGCTAGAGTGGCCTGTGCGGATGAAAATTTAGTTCCATATG TTAAAATCTGTTCCCTATTTGCTCTCTTAAACTTGAGTTTGGCCCTTCAGGATCAAGCCAAGGATAATGGTGATGTGTTTATTATAAGCTATGACAGCTTCGACGGCGATGTGGATGATATATCCACCACTACGCCAGCTCCCAAAGAAGCAGACTATGTAGATTTTGATGAAGTCGTTCATAATTGCAATGCTAGTTTCATAACTCCGATGT CCAATGTGTTGACTTTTAATAGCACTGGTGCACTGCCAGATGAAACGGATAAAACGAGCATG TGCTACTTTCACTGCTTCTTTGAAAAGTCAGGACTAATGAAAGACTACAAGCTAAATGCGGATTTGGTGCGTAAATACGTCTGGCCAGCAACTGGGGACTCCCTCGAGGTTTGTGAAAACGAAGCAA AGGAAGAAACTAATGCCTGCGAGAGAGGCTACGCCATCGTCAAGTGTGTCTTTATTAGATCCCTCACTGATGCCAGGAACAAGCCCACCGTTTAA
- the LOC6500096 gene encoding general odorant-binding protein 84a isoform X1, producing MFRNICVVTLLYLVFVAGQDIVPDDPEVQKEMHQMFYKARVACADENLVPYANVLTFNSTGALPDETDKTSMCYFHCFFEKSGLMKDYKLNADLVRKYVWPATGDSLEVCENEAKEETNACERGYAIVKCVFIRSLTDARNKPTV from the exons ATGTTTCGAAACATATGTGTGGTCACTTTGCTATATCTGGTTTTTGTTGCTGGCCAGGATATCGTCCCCGACGATCCTGAAGTGCAGAAGGAAATGCACCAAATGTTCTATAAGGCTAGAGTGGCCTGTGCGGATGAAAATTTAGTTCCATATG CCAATGTGTTGACTTTTAATAGCACTGGTGCACTGCCAGATGAAACGGATAAAACGAGCATG TGCTACTTTCACTGCTTCTTTGAAAAGTCAGGACTAATGAAAGACTACAAGCTAAATGCGGATTTGGTGCGTAAATACGTCTGGCCAGCAACTGGGGACTCCCTCGAGGTTTGTGAAAACGAAGCAA AGGAAGAAACTAATGCCTGCGAGAGAGGCTACGCCATCGTCAAGTGTGTCTTTATTAGATCCCTCACTGATGCCAGGAACAAGCCCACCGTTTAA